The Kosakonia sp. SMBL-WEM22 sequence CTGCCGGGCTGCAATGTCGCGCCGCGTGCAACGGGCTGCACCGCCACGACATAGTTGCCGGTCGCCTGGACTTCCACCTGCACAAAGCGTTTTGTGCCTGCGCAGTTCGCCATCACATTCATATTGCCCCATAGCTTCGCGCCGCCCACGACGCTCAGGGTTGGCTCGTCGCATGCCGGTAACTGGCTCTGCGGGGTGCGAATATTGACCACCACCTCATCGCTAAAACCAGCCAGTCGCTGGGCGAAAAGCGACGTCAGCTGCGCCTGTAGATCTGCTGCCTGAGAAAAGGGACTTAATAACAATAAGATTGCGGCTACACCGCCTTTCAACGTGTTCATCGCAAAATGGGCCTGTTGAATCAGATGAGGAGATTTTAACCGTATTGCAAATCTATCAACGCAAAAAATAGCGACGCATTTTGCCCTTATTCCAACGATAAGTTTGCAAGGGGGGATTTAAGCTGTTGGCTAAATAATTGTCATCAGTGAGGGAGCCATGCTCGATAAACTTGATGCCGCACTGCGCTTTCAACAGGAAGCGCTGAACCTGAGCGCCCAGCGCCAGGAGATTCTGGCAGCAAATATTGCTAACGCCGACACCCCAGGGTTTCAGGCGCGCGATATCGATTTTTCCAGTGAATTAAAAAAAGTGATGGAGCGCGGTCGGGCTGAAGGCAGCGGTGTATCGCTGGCACTCACCTCTTCGCGCCATATTCCGGCGCAGGCGATGACCGGCCCGTCTACCGATCTGCTTTATCGCATTCCCGATCAACCATCGATGGATGGCAACACCGTCGATATGGATCGTGAACGTACCCAGTTCGCCGATAACAGCGTCAAATACCAGACCGGGTTGACCGTACTGGGCGGGCAGATCAAAAGCATGATGAGTGTTCTGCAACAGGGGAACTAATTAAATGGCATTACTGAATATCTTTGATGTCGCAGGCTCCGCGCTGACCGCACAGTCCAAACGCATGAACGTTGCCGCCAGTAACCTGGCGAACGCCGACAGCGTAACCGGACCAGACGGGCAGCCCTATCGCGCTAAACAGGTTGTCTTTCAGGTCGATGCAGCACCGGGCCAGGCAACGGGCGGCGTAAAAGTGGCAGATGTAATTGAAAGCCAGGCACCGGACAAGCTGGTGTATGAACCCGGTAACCCGCTGGCAGATGCAAGCGGTTACGTAAAAATGCCTAACGTTGATGTCGTGGGCGAAATGGTTAACAGCATGTCCGCATCGCGCAGCTACCAGGCGAACGTTGAAGTGCTGAACACCGTGAAGAGCATGATGCTCAAAACGCTCACTCTCGGTCAGTAAAGGGGCCCCGTATGTCTATCAGCGTGAATATTAACGACCCGATTAACAACGGCGTCTCGACGACCAGTAAAACGTCCGGTACATCGACCACCGGCACCAATAGCGCATCCGACCTTCAGGGCAGCTTTTTAACGCTGCTGGTTGCGCAGTTAAAGAACCAGGATCCGACCAACCCGCTGCAGAATAACGAGCTGACCACGCAGCTGGCGCAGATCAGCACCGTAAGCGGGATTGAGAAACTGAACACCACCCTCGGCTCCATCTCCGGACAGCTGGATAACAATCAGTCGCTGCAGGCCAGTACCCTGATTGGTCACGGCGTGATGATCCCGGGACAGACCGTACTGGTGGGCAAAGGCACCTCCACGCCGTTTGGCGTAGAACTGACGCAGACTGCCGACAAAGTGACCGCCATCGTGAGCGATAAGAGCGGTGCGCCGGTGCGGACTATTGAACTCGACGGTCTGAAAGCGGGCGTCCACACCTTCAGTTGGGACGGCAAAATGACAGATGGCAGCGTAGCACCGGATGGCTCATATACGGTCTCTATCGCGGCCAGCTCCGGCGCAACTCAGCTGGTTGCACAACCGCTGCAGTTTGCGCTGGTACAGGGTGTGACCCGCGGCGACAAGGGAAGCACACTGGATTTAGGTACTTACGGAAGTACCACACTCGACGAAGTACGACAGATTATTTAAAGCCTTTATACTTATCAGGAGTAAGTCATGGCCTTTTCACAAGCGGTCAGCGGCCTGAATGCTGCGGCCACCAACCTCGATGTCATTGGTAACAACATTGCCAACTCCGCCACCTATGGCTTTAAATCCGGATCTGCGTCCTTCGCCGATATGTTTGCCGGTTCTAAAGTGGGTCTGGGCGTTAAGGTGGCAGGCATTACCCAGGACTTCGCTGACGGCACCACCACCAACACCGGTCGCGGCCTCGACGTCGCGCTGAGCGGCAACGGCTTCTTCCGTGTGACCGACAGCAATGGTTCTGTTTACTACAGCCGTAACGGTCAGTTCAAACTCGACGAAAACCGCAACCTGGTTAACATGCAGGGTATGCAGGTGACCGGTTTCCCGGTAGCCGGCACACCGCCTGCGGTACAGAGCGGCGCAAACCCGTCGGCCATCACCATCCCTAACACCCTGATGGCGGCGAAAGCCACCACCACGGCGGCGATGCAGATGAACCTGAACTCAACGGACTCCACTCCGACGATCAAGCCGTTCGACCCGACGAACTCAGACTCCTACAACAAAAAAGGCACTGTCACCACCT is a genomic window containing:
- the flgA gene encoding flagellar basal body P-ring formation chaperone FlgA, translating into MNTLKGGVAAILLLLSPFSQAADLQAQLTSLFAQRLAGFSDEVVVNIRTPQSQLPACDEPTLSVVGGAKLWGNMNVMANCAGTKRFVQVEVQATGNYVVAVQPVARGATLQPGSVALQRGRLDQLPPRTMLDINLAQDAVSLRDLAPGQVIQLSMVRQAWRIKAGQRVQVVASGDGFSVNSEGQAMNNAAVAQNARVRMASGQIVSGTVNSDGNILINL
- the flgB gene encoding flagellar basal body rod protein FlgB, encoding MLDKLDAALRFQQEALNLSAQRQEILAANIANADTPGFQARDIDFSSELKKVMERGRAEGSGVSLALTSSRHIPAQAMTGPSTDLLYRIPDQPSMDGNTVDMDRERTQFADNSVKYQTGLTVLGGQIKSMMSVLQQGN
- the flgC gene encoding flagellar basal body rod protein FlgC; amino-acid sequence: MALLNIFDVAGSALTAQSKRMNVAASNLANADSVTGPDGQPYRAKQVVFQVDAAPGQATGGVKVADVIESQAPDKLVYEPGNPLADASGYVKMPNVDVVGEMVNSMSASRSYQANVEVLNTVKSMMLKTLTLGQ
- the flgD gene encoding flagellar hook assembly protein FlgD, with the translated sequence MSISVNINDPINNGVSTTSKTSGTSTTGTNSASDLQGSFLTLLVAQLKNQDPTNPLQNNELTTQLAQISTVSGIEKLNTTLGSISGQLDNNQSLQASTLIGHGVMIPGQTVLVGKGTSTPFGVELTQTADKVTAIVSDKSGAPVRTIELDGLKAGVHTFSWDGKMTDGSVAPDGSYTVSIAASSGATQLVAQPLQFALVQGVTRGDKGSTLDLGTYGSTTLDEVRQII